Proteins encoded together in one Carya illinoinensis cultivar Pawnee chromosome 3, C.illinoinensisPawnee_v1, whole genome shotgun sequence window:
- the LOC122305637 gene encoding protein trichome birefringence-like 36 — MDISSPINKKWRFCIFACFVGSIILLYCLNHDQDGVHLLVSGNTAISTTSSNDSQHSAADMAFTASGNIAITMASSNDSNQHPAADMQFLQPSNITENGTNVNEKEDSCNIFDGKWTYDPTTSPLYHASHCPFLTDQVSCQRNGRPDFEYENWSWEAKRCQIPRFNGKDMLERLKGKRLIMVGDSINRNQYESLVCLLYSAIPSSQADVSMKGRSKFFRAKQYTCSVEFYWSPFLVQVKRRKELGGRILSLDKLSDWERRCRVANIMLFNSGHWWLHRGSFKSFWCRFGG; from the exons ATGGATATTAGTTCCCCCATTAATAAAAAATGGAGGTTCTGCATATTTGCATGCTTCGTGGGCTCCATTATCCTGCTTTACTGTCTGAATCATGACCAAGACGGCGTACACCTTTTGGTTTCGGGGAACACTGCCATATCCACGACATCATCCAATGACTCGCAGCATTCAGCAGCTGACATGGCTTTCACTGCTTCCGGAAACATTGCCATAACCATGGCATCGTCCAACGACTCGAATCAACATCCAGCAGCCGACATGCAGTTCTTGCAACCATCGAACATAACAGAAAATGGAACAAACGTAAACGAGAAGGAAGATAGCTGCAATATCTTTGATGGTAAATGGACTTATGACCCAACAACAAGTCCTCTGTATCATGCATCACATTGTCCATTTCTTACTGACCAAGTTAGTTGCCAAAGGAATGGCAGACCAGATTTTGAATACGAAAATTGGAGCTGGGAAGCCAAGAGGTGTCAGATTCCTAG GTTTAATGGTAAAGATATGTTAGAGAGACTTAAAGGGAAGAGATTGATTATGGTTGGGGACTCCATCAACAGAAATCAATATGAGTCTCTTGTTTGCCTTCTATACTCTGCTATTCCTTCCTCGCAAGCCGACGTATCCATGAAGGGACGCTCCAAGTTTTTTAGAGCGAAG CAATACACTTGTTCTGTGGAGTTCTATTGGAGCCCTTTTCTAGTGCAAGTGAAACGAAGGAAGGAACTTGGTGGCCGAATTCTAAGCCTAGACAAACTTTCTGACTGGGAAAGGAGATGTCGGGTTGCTAATATTATGCTATTTAACAGTGGTCATTGGTGGCTTCATCGTGGGAGTTTCAAAAG cttttggtgcaggtttggaggatga
- the LOC122304093 gene encoding protein trichome birefringence-like 42, whose amino-acid sequence MMGVVKAAKGGAVVGDIMRSFKAVKERLSNVQPSLLLDKSRILAVQLSSTINEKWRSCICAFFVGYIFLLYCLKHDHQSVELSAYGNIVVTMTSSNDSDRHIPAVDMVYTAPENGVETMISSKDSDRHDPASDMVDAAPENVVETMTSSKDHNNVYAAPGNITITMRSSADSDKHRQAADDDMQFLLPSKVREHGRKIMKKDISCNIFDGKWVYDPKSSPLYHGSQCPFLSDQVSCQRNGRPDSEYEKWRWEAKGCQIPRFNGTNMLERLRDKRVVIVGDSINRNHWESLVCLLYSAIPSSRAEIDMDVNFKSFRSTEYNCSVEFYWSPFLVQLKQNPELGRVLTLDKPSDWERSCRGADVMIFNSGHWWLHNVQRWELFQYRGKLWKDMKIRSAFLKAMKTWSRWIDHNVDKSSTKVFFRGLTALHYSKEWCYNKKQPIKDESFQFLNPIGDIVESIIGRMRTPVTYLNVSKLTQYRIDAHTSVYTIRQGKLLTRKQRRKPHSYADCSHWCLPGVPDTWNSLLYASMVMDDSSDSTFSI is encoded by the exons ATGATGGGTGTGGTAAAGGCCGCAAAGGGTGGTGCTGTAGTTGGGGATATTATGAGGAGCTTCAAGGCCGTAAAGGAGAGGCTGAGCAATGTACAACCCTCTCTTCTGCTTGACAAAAGCAGAATTTTAGCAGTGCAGCTCAGTTCCACCATCAATGAAAAATGGAGGTCCTGCATATGTGCATTCTTCGTAGGCTACATCTTTCTGCTTTACTGTCTTAAACATGACCACCAAAGTGTAGAGCTTTCTGCTTATGGAAACATTGTCGTAACCATGACCTCATCCAATGACTCAGACCGGCATATTCCAGCAGTTGACATGGTCTACACTGCTCCCGAGAACGGTGTCGAAACCATGATATCTTCTAAGGACTCAGACCGGCATGATCCAGCAAGTGACATGGTTGACGCTGCTCCCGAAAACGTTGTCGAAACCATGACATCATCCAAAGACCATAACAATGTTTACGCTGCTCCCGGAAACATTACCATAACCATGAGGTCATCCGCTGACTCCGACAAGCATCGACAAGCAGCTGATGACGACATGCAATTCCTGCTACCGTCAAAAGTAAGAGAGCATGGGAGGAAGataatgaagaaggatattagCTGCAATATCTTCGATGGGAAATGGGTATATGATCCAAAATCAAGTCCTCTATATCATGGATCACAGTGTCCATTTCTTAGTGACCAAGTTAGTTGCCAAAGGAATGGGAGGCCAGATTCTGAATACGAGAAATGGAGATGGGAAGCCAAGGGGTGTCAGATTCCGAG GTTTAATGGTACAAACATGTTAGAGAGACTTAGAGATAAGAGAGTGGTTATAGTTGGGGACTCCATTAACAGAAACCATTGGGAGTCTCTTGTTTGCCTTCTTTACTCCGCTATTCCTTCCTCACGAGCTGAAATTGATATGGATGTAAACTTCAAGTCTTTTAGATCTACG GAGTATAATTGTTCTGTGGAGTTCTATTGGAGCCCCTTTCTAGTGCAATTGAAGCAAAACCCAGAACTTGGTCGGGTTCTCACGCTAGACAAACCATCAGACTGGGAAAGGAGTTGTCGTGGCGCTGATGTTATGATATTTAACTCTGGTCACTGGTGGCTCCACAATGTCCAGAG GTGGGAATTGTTTCAATATAGAGGAAAGCTTTGGAAGGACATGAAGATTCGTTCAGCATTTTTGAAGGCAATGAAGACCTGGTCTCGTTGGATTGATCACAACGTCGATAAGAGCAGTACAAAGGTATTTTTTCGAGGCCTAACAGCACTACACTATAGTAAAGAGTGGTGTTACAATAAAAAACAACCCATTAAAGATGAGTCCTTTCAATTTCTCAATCCAATCGGAGACATTGTTGAGAGTATAATTGGACGCATGAGGACACCAGTAACGTACTTGAATGTCTCAAAACTAACTCAGTATCGAATAGATGCACATACATCTGTTTATACAATAAGGCAAGGGAAGCTGCTGACACGAAAGCAACGAAGAAAACCACATTCCTATGCTGATTGCAGTCATTGGTGCTTGCCCGGAGTGCCGGATACATGGAACAGTCTACTGTATGCATCTATGGTCATGGACGACTCTAGTGACAGTACTTTTAGTATTTAA
- the LOC122305838 gene encoding 40S ribosomal protein S24-1-like: protein MVDKVMTIRTRKFVTNRLSRKQFVIDVLYLERPNVSKAELKEKLSRMYEVKDPNSIFVFKFQTHFGGGKLIGFGLIYGSIENAKKYEPKYRLIRNGLDTKVEKLRKQLKDE from the coding sequence ATGGTGGACAAGGTAATGACCATCAGAACTAGGAAGTTCGTGACCAACAGACTCTCTAGAAAACAATTTGTAATTGATGTTCTTTATCTAGAGAGACCCAATGTTTCCAAGGCTGAGCTGAAGGAGAAGCTGTCAAGGATGTATGAAGTAAAAGACCCAAACTCAATCtttgttttcaagttccaaacTCACTTTGGAGGTGGAAAGTTAATTGGTTTTGGTTTGATTTATGGTTCCATTGAGAATGCAAAAAAATATGAACCCAAGTATAGGCTCATCAGGAATGGACTTGATACCAAGGTAGAGAAGTTGAGAAAGCAGTTGAAGGACGAATAG